In Terriglobus sp. TAA 43, a single window of DNA contains:
- a CDS encoding YtxH domain-containing protein, whose protein sequence is MNNKSFWAAFITGLTVGAVVALVYAPHDGKTTRKKIGRAYGDAEDALEDAADYVKDRAERLSKEASHAYKKGVKQLDEVYSKASDALDDIYSEAKDRLASAADSAIDGVETASKKVRAMV, encoded by the coding sequence ATGAATAACAAGAGTTTCTGGGCCGCCTTTATCACCGGTCTTACTGTAGGCGCAGTTGTGGCTTTGGTATATGCACCGCATGATGGGAAAACCACACGTAAGAAGATTGGCCGCGCTTACGGCGATGCGGAAGACGCTCTGGAAGACGCCGCAGACTACGTGAAAGACAGGGCAGAGCGTCTGTCAAAAGAGGCCTCACACGCTTACAAGAAAGGCGTGAAGCAGCTTGACGAGGTCTATTCCAAGGCTTCCGACGCACTGGACGATATCTATTCCGAAGCGAAAGATCGGCTCGCATCCGCTGCTGATTCGGCGATTGATGGCGTGGAGACCGCATCGAAGAAAGTTCGCGCGATGGTGTAG
- a CDS encoding uracil-DNA glycosylase, whose product MPSKLQKSVPTSRSAVAEFAVLNEQIVSCARCPRLREYCTALGETKRRAYMDWDYWARPVPGFGDVNARVLIVGLAPGAHGANRTGRPFTGDGAGYFMYPVLYETGFATQPDATSRNDGLKLRGCRICSICRCAPPGDKPTPQEIRNCAPFLATEIQTLRKLRVVVALGRIAFDGYLNFLISQGVITSRREYGFAHGAEHKLPNGITLIASYHPSLRNTNTGRLDKAMFTRIFVRTRELAGLS is encoded by the coding sequence ATGCCATCGAAGCTCCAGAAGTCCGTACCTACAAGTCGCTCTGCCGTCGCCGAGTTTGCCGTTTTGAATGAACAGATTGTGTCCTGCGCGCGTTGTCCTCGCCTGCGCGAGTATTGCACCGCCCTTGGAGAGACGAAGCGGCGCGCGTACATGGATTGGGATTACTGGGCGCGTCCTGTACCGGGTTTTGGAGATGTAAACGCACGCGTGTTGATTGTGGGGCTCGCTCCTGGGGCTCACGGAGCCAATCGGACCGGACGCCCTTTCACCGGCGATGGCGCGGGTTATTTCATGTATCCCGTGTTGTATGAGACCGGGTTTGCCACGCAACCTGATGCGACGTCACGAAATGACGGCCTGAAACTGCGCGGATGTCGGATTTGTTCTATCTGCCGTTGCGCCCCGCCGGGAGACAAGCCGACGCCCCAGGAGATTCGTAATTGCGCACCGTTTCTGGCGACGGAGATTCAGACGTTGCGTAAGTTGCGCGTCGTCGTCGCGCTTGGACGGATTGCCTTTGATGGATATCTGAATTTTCTTATCTCGCAGGGAGTCATCACGTCGCGTCGCGAGTATGGGTTTGCGCATGGAGCGGAACACAAACTTCCGAATGGCATTACGTTGATCGCCAGCTACCATCCCTCGCTGCGCAACACGAACACGGGCCGACTGGATAAAGCGATGTTCACACGCATTTTTGTGCGGACCCGCGAACTCGCCGGGCTTTCATGA
- a CDS encoding phosphoadenylyl-sulfate reductase — protein sequence MDTTTPGIVSREHEKEILRAERETERHGGAPVVTGDGNLPELRPELLAQLAHVREMLRTELEGIGEGEACLTCSFQAEDVLLLHLAMELRPNIPVLFLETGYHFPETYEYRDRMAREWNLNLTNLLPKKTVAEQESEFGLLYQTEPNRCCGLRKVEPLFDAVANYKVWLTGLRREQARSRTALQEIDDFAVKPGIIVRKLSPFADWTTRDVWQLSAHFNIPLLPLYDLGYTSIGCQPCTTLPTDPNDPRSGRWGGKKVECGIHIQATDTANPDAAH from the coding sequence ATGGACACCACTACTCCCGGCATCGTCTCACGTGAGCACGAGAAAGAGATCCTTCGCGCCGAGCGCGAAACAGAACGTCATGGCGGCGCACCGGTAGTCACCGGCGATGGCAATCTTCCAGAGTTGCGGCCGGAGTTGCTGGCGCAGCTTGCGCATGTGCGTGAAATGTTGCGCACGGAGTTGGAAGGTATCGGCGAAGGCGAAGCATGCCTGACGTGTTCGTTTCAGGCAGAGGATGTGCTGCTGCTGCATCTTGCGATGGAGCTTCGTCCGAACATCCCAGTTCTATTTCTGGAAACGGGCTATCACTTCCCTGAAACGTACGAGTACCGCGACCGCATGGCGCGTGAGTGGAACCTCAACCTGACGAATCTGCTGCCGAAGAAGACAGTTGCAGAGCAGGAGTCGGAGTTTGGTTTGCTCTATCAAACCGAGCCGAATCGCTGCTGCGGTTTGCGCAAGGTGGAGCCGCTGTTCGATGCGGTTGCAAATTACAAAGTCTGGCTTACTGGCTTGCGCCGTGAACAGGCGCGCAGCCGCACTGCATTGCAAGAGATTGACGACTTCGCGGTGAAGCCGGGCATCATTGTGCGCAAGCTCAGCCCCTTCGCGGATTGGACCACGCGCGATGTGTGGCAGCTTAGCGCGCACTTCAATATTCCTCTGTTGCCCTTGTACGACCTGGGGTACACGTCCATTGGATGTCAGCCATGTACCACCCTCCCCACGGACCCGAACGATCCTCGCTCGGGCCGTTGGGGAGGAAAGAAGGTGGAATGCGGCATCCATATCCAGGCCACGGACACGGCCAATCCGGATGCTGCGCACTGA
- the cysD gene encoding sulfate adenylyltransferase subunit CysD yields MGTASLLSPQAPASPQPPRLSHLRLLEAESIHILREVAAEFEKPVMLYSIGKDSSVMLRLAQKAFYPGPIPFPLLHIDTGYKFHEMLEFRDNMAKSIGAELLVWRNEPALAAGTNPIALDTKRCCGLLKTQALLDGLSHYGFTAAFGGARRDEEKSRAKERIYSFRDKAGQWDPKNQRPELWNLYNSRIHPGESIRVFPLSNWTEMDVWQYIHEENIPVVDLYFAKERPMYIRGDALLPIEQDFVARLGEKPQMVKCRLRSLGCSPCTGAIRSEADTIPKIIEEILGFKSSERANRVIDHDQEGSMEIKKREGYF; encoded by the coding sequence ATGGGAACAGCTTCACTGTTATCGCCGCAGGCCCCCGCATCACCGCAACCGCCGCGGCTTAGTCATTTGCGTCTGTTAGAGGCGGAGAGCATTCACATTCTGCGTGAAGTAGCCGCGGAGTTTGAAAAGCCAGTAATGCTGTACTCCATCGGTAAGGACTCGTCCGTAATGCTGCGATTGGCGCAGAAGGCGTTCTATCCCGGGCCAATCCCATTTCCCTTGCTCCACATCGATACTGGATACAAGTTCCACGAGATGCTTGAGTTCCGCGACAACATGGCGAAGAGCATTGGCGCTGAGTTGCTGGTTTGGCGCAACGAGCCTGCGCTGGCAGCCGGAACAAATCCCATCGCACTGGATACCAAGCGCTGCTGCGGTTTGTTGAAGACGCAGGCGTTGCTGGATGGTCTGAGCCACTATGGCTTCACTGCTGCCTTTGGCGGTGCTCGTCGCGATGAAGAAAAGTCGCGCGCAAAGGAACGAATCTACTCGTTCCGCGATAAGGCTGGTCAGTGGGATCCGAAGAACCAGCGGCCTGAGCTTTGGAATCTGTACAACTCGCGCATCCACCCGGGCGAAAGTATTCGCGTGTTCCCGCTCAGCAATTGGACTGAGATGGATGTGTGGCAATACATCCACGAAGAAAACATTCCAGTCGTGGACCTGTACTTCGCGAAGGAACGCCCCATGTATATACGTGGCGACGCGCTTCTGCCCATTGAACAGGACTTCGTTGCACGCTTGGGTGAGAAGCCGCAGATGGTGAAGTGCCGCCTGCGTTCGTTGGGATGCAGCCCCTGCACCGGCGCTATTCGCAGCGAGGCTGACACCATCCCAAAAATCATCGAAGAGATTCTCGGCTTCAAGTCGTCGGAGCGCGCGAACCGTGTGATTGACCACGATCAGGAAGGTTCCATGGAGATCAAGAAGCGCGAGGGATATTTCTAA
- a CDS encoding glycosyltransferase family 2 protein: MFKYSIVVPFHNEEENVTALYDQLKEVMEHLGDNFEFIFVDDGSRDRTYRLLEEIAAVDSRVLVIKLRRNFGQTSALAAGFDNAQGDYVLAMDGDLQHDPREIPNFLAKLEEGYDVVSGWRAQRADSFVMRRIPSRAANWLVAKLSGVKIHDFGTTFKAYRREVIQSIPLYGQMHRFIPALASWWGASICEIPISNPPRGAGKSHYGITRTFRVFFDLLTIRFLLKYMTRPLHFFGSLGALSVLVGMTMSLGLLLIKVIRGGAILNQHGPWFIVASVLIVAGVQLIGIGLLGELQVRHFYSPQNRAPYAVERMVRLRSSEETMQS; this comes from the coding sequence GTGTTTAAGTATTCCATCGTCGTTCCATTTCACAATGAAGAAGAGAATGTCACCGCGCTTTATGACCAGTTGAAAGAGGTCATGGAACACCTGGGCGATAACTTCGAATTTATCTTTGTGGATGATGGATCGCGTGATCGCACCTATCGCCTACTTGAAGAGATTGCGGCGGTGGACAGCCGCGTTCTGGTGATCAAGTTGCGCCGTAATTTTGGCCAGACTTCTGCGCTGGCTGCCGGGTTTGACAATGCGCAAGGGGATTATGTGCTGGCCATGGATGGCGATTTGCAGCACGACCCCCGCGAGATACCGAACTTCCTGGCCAAACTGGAAGAAGGATACGATGTAGTAAGTGGCTGGCGTGCGCAGCGCGCAGACAGTTTTGTGATGCGCCGTATTCCTTCACGCGCGGCGAACTGGCTGGTGGCCAAACTGAGCGGAGTGAAGATCCATGATTTCGGAACGACGTTTAAGGCTTATCGTCGCGAAGTGATCCAGAGCATTCCGTTATATGGGCAGATGCACCGCTTCATCCCTGCGTTGGCATCCTGGTGGGGAGCCTCCATCTGCGAAATTCCCATTTCGAACCCACCTCGGGGCGCGGGAAAAAGCCACTATGGAATCACTCGCACCTTCCGCGTGTTTTTCGATTTGCTGACCATTCGGTTCCTGTTGAAGTACATGACGCGGCCGTTGCACTTTTTCGGTAGCCTCGGGGCGCTCAGCGTGCTGGTCGGCATGACGATGTCGCTTGGATTGCTGCTGATAAAGGTGATTCGTGGCGGCGCAATACTGAATCAACATGGGCCTTGGTTCATTGTGGCTTCTGTCTTGATCGTGGCGGGTGTGCAGTTGATTGGGATTGGCCTGCTTGGCGAGCTCCAAGTGCGCCATTTCTACTCGCCACAGAACCGCGCGCCGTACGCAGTGGAACGAATGGTTCGGCTGCGATCATCGGAAGAGACAATGCAGTCGTAA
- a CDS encoding sulfite exporter TauE/SafE family protein, translating to MHYLIGFVIAMFIALTGVGAGTITTPLLILFLGVPTAVAVTTGLVFSAVVKLFLVPTQIVRKQVNWHVLGWMLLGGLPGVLLGSLFLAHLVSKGSQHIMNGLLGAVLVLTAVYQIIFSFRPISQREKPRDCRFCMPLLMFPVGAEVGFSSAGAGALGTAALLSLTSLAPAQVVGTDILFGFVLSLVGSGAHMFSGAHDASLLKELVIGGIFGVMVGTWSARFIPKRPLRFALWVWLLIIGAQFIYNNAIHPIR from the coding sequence ATGCATTACCTGATTGGATTTGTCATTGCGATGTTCATCGCTTTGACGGGCGTGGGAGCCGGCACCATCACCACGCCGTTGCTCATCCTGTTCCTTGGAGTACCAACAGCGGTCGCTGTTACCACCGGACTTGTGTTTTCGGCGGTTGTAAAGCTGTTCCTGGTGCCAACGCAGATCGTCCGCAAACAGGTGAACTGGCATGTGTTGGGATGGATGCTGCTGGGCGGATTGCCCGGCGTTCTGCTAGGGTCGCTGTTCCTCGCACATCTGGTGAGTAAGGGTTCGCAGCACATCATGAACGGCTTGTTGGGTGCGGTGCTTGTACTGACGGCGGTCTACCAGATCATCTTTTCGTTCCGCCCCATCTCGCAACGCGAAAAGCCGCGTGATTGCCGCTTCTGCATGCCCTTGTTGATGTTCCCCGTGGGTGCTGAAGTAGGCTTTTCGTCTGCCGGTGCAGGCGCTCTGGGCACTGCTGCTCTCTTGTCGTTGACGAGCCTTGCTCCCGCTCAGGTAGTGGGGACAGATATCCTGTTCGGCTTTGTTCTATCGCTGGTCGGCAGCGGTGCGCACATGTTCAGCGGAGCACATGATGCCTCGCTGCTGAAGGAACTAGTCATCGGCGGCATCTTCGGCGTGATGGTGGGAACGTGGTCCGCAAGGTTTATTCCCAAGCGCCCACTGCGTTTCGCGCTGTGGGTGTGGCTGCTGATCATCGGGGCGCAGTTCATCTACAACAACGCGATTCATCCGATTCGCTAA
- the cysN gene encoding sulfate adenylyltransferase subunit CysN: protein MSAKNNLVELAANGAPAGEPEVWNENVDVYTPLKGQTPEPEPVVVSPSFAENFNVDDYLAEERGKDLLRFSTAGSVDDGKSTLIGRLLYDTQSVYDDQVRSIEGKGTTAPGVLDLALLTDGLRAEREQGITIDVAYRYFSTPRRKFIIADTPGHEQYTRNMATGASTADVAVVLVDARKGVLIQSRRHAYITALLGVRQVIVAVNKMDLVGYSEAVFTQITQDFRDFFYGLDIDGHTDTVLHFVPVSALEGDNVVHASAKTPWYSGQPLLGLLESIPSSQVITEAPFRMHVQRVVRPNLDFRGFAGQIASGTIRIGDELVALPSGKRSRVSRIVTFDGDLADAFAPLSVTVVLEDEIDISRGDLLAASASLPHVASRFNASLVWMNETPLDTTRRYLLKQGSRSVPALVPEVLNAVNLTAASASQTESASLHLNGIGAVVVETLQPIAFDSYAADRHTGSFVLIDSQSNATVAAGMIRGAASISSAHGAHHVTDVILKPAHALRLEGTREALDLALDALRQAGVLKEDA from the coding sequence ATGAGCGCTAAGAATAACCTCGTGGAATTGGCTGCCAACGGCGCGCCTGCTGGTGAGCCAGAAGTCTGGAATGAAAACGTGGATGTGTATACGCCACTGAAAGGCCAGACGCCGGAACCTGAGCCTGTGGTGGTATCGCCATCATTCGCTGAGAACTTCAATGTCGATGACTACCTTGCTGAAGAACGCGGCAAGGACCTGTTGCGCTTCTCCACTGCTGGCTCAGTGGATGATGGAAAGTCCACGCTGATTGGACGTCTGTTGTACGACACGCAATCGGTCTATGACGACCAGGTACGTTCCATTGAAGGCAAAGGCACCACGGCTCCGGGCGTGCTCGATCTCGCTCTGCTGACCGATGGCCTGCGTGCAGAACGCGAACAGGGCATCACGATTGATGTTGCCTACCGCTACTTCTCGACGCCGCGCCGCAAGTTCATCATTGCGGATACGCCGGGCCACGAGCAGTACACACGCAACATGGCAACAGGCGCCAGCACGGCTGACGTTGCTGTAGTCCTTGTGGATGCACGTAAGGGCGTGCTGATTCAGTCGCGCCGCCATGCGTACATTACAGCGCTGCTCGGCGTGCGGCAGGTGATTGTCGCAGTCAACAAGATGGATCTTGTGGGTTACAGCGAGGCTGTCTTCACGCAGATCACGCAGGATTTCCGCGACTTCTTTTACGGCCTGGATATAGATGGCCACACCGATACGGTGCTGCACTTTGTGCCGGTGAGCGCGCTTGAAGGTGACAACGTGGTTCACGCCAGCGCGAAGACGCCGTGGTATAGCGGCCAACCGCTGCTTGGATTGCTGGAATCCATCCCGTCGTCGCAGGTCATTACGGAGGCGCCATTCCGTATGCATGTGCAGCGTGTGGTGCGTCCGAACCTTGATTTCCGTGGGTTTGCAGGACAGATTGCTTCTGGCACGATTCGCATTGGCGATGAACTGGTCGCTCTGCCTTCAGGGAAGAGAAGCCGCGTAAGCCGCATCGTTACCTTCGACGGCGATCTTGCGGATGCGTTTGCGCCGTTGTCGGTCACGGTGGTGCTTGAAGATGAAATCGACATTAGCCGTGGCGATCTGCTGGCTGCTTCCGCATCGCTTCCGCATGTGGCGTCGCGGTTTAATGCTTCGCTTGTGTGGATGAATGAGACGCCGCTGGACACCACGCGTCGCTACCTGCTGAAGCAGGGAAGCCGCAGCGTTCCAGCACTTGTTCCTGAGGTATTGAATGCAGTAAATCTCACGGCTGCTTCCGCATCGCAGACAGAAAGCGCATCGCTCCACCTAAACGGTATTGGCGCGGTTGTCGTGGAGACGCTGCAGCCTATCGCATTTGACAGCTATGCTGCTGATCGTCACACAGGCAGCTTTGTGCTGATTGATTCGCAGAGCAATGCGACTGTGGCTGCGGGCATGATTCGTGGCGCTGCATCGATCTCGTCAGCGCATGGCGCACACCATGTGACAGACGTGATCCTGAAGCCAGCACATGCGTTGCGTCTGGAAGGCACACGCGAAGCACTCGATCTTGCACTGGATGCGCTGCGTCAGGCTGGCGTGCTGAAGGAGGATGCGTAA